A genome region from Bacteroides stercoris ATCC 43183 includes the following:
- a CDS encoding carboxypeptidase-like regulatory domain-containing protein: MKRKVLLSTLFLILHFTVALAQQVTISGQVLDEKSEPLIGATINIEGTTNAVITDLEGKFTIKVLPSEKLVISYLGYKPKTITIGKNRRFDIILDPSVTEMDEVVVVGYGSQRKSDIATAVASVNIKDIVNSSSTQTLQALQGKISGVQIIPTDGSLSSGMTFRIRGVNSVTGGTQPLFVIDGVPMPTQQITNEDTETVNNPLLGLNPNDIESNLNYWNPRPIKKDNPYLTVQRKLSPQTVEDFANRLFIYQVGKNNHIGFPFRKPSQMEILNFEMRNYFAETNTNYKAFATGGDKAQSCWMANFVPFDKVTDIYLFESAIDAMSFYEINHYTKETTCAFISTGGYVTKSQIENISRIFPSDKVKWNCCYDNDASGNGFDITTAYYLKGEECKAFARTNTGDTYKTIYLSFPDGNTQTFKEDAFSSGEYLKQHGIDNVNIIKPSRYKDWNELLVYYKRFDLNLGPGMKFIPAIEKTISQLNLRGYEQLANSISSSTKELVDSLLEQANYCISAPLAESGAYTLMVDCNIFMGLDTMVPVPSNLYVIEKCTQKKISAHAINEFLKKEYINIFRDMSSSDFKNFLEKDILTYTKGAVEKNFEKVILTFGWSLKPSILKKKSFDLEHGI, translated from the coding sequence ATGAAGAGAAAAGTACTATTAAGCACATTGTTTCTAATACTACATTTCACTGTAGCATTAGCACAGCAAGTAACTATTTCAGGGCAAGTGTTGGATGAGAAGAGTGAACCTCTTATCGGTGCCACGATAAATATCGAAGGTACCACCAATGCAGTAATCACCGATTTAGAAGGAAAGTTCACGATAAAAGTACTTCCTTCTGAAAAACTGGTCATCAGTTATCTGGGATATAAGCCCAAAACTATCACTATCGGAAAGAACCGAAGATTTGATATCATTCTAGACCCTTCAGTCACAGAGATGGATGAGGTGGTTGTTGTAGGCTATGGTAGCCAGCGAAAAAGTGATATTGCAACCGCCGTTGCTTCTGTGAATATAAAAGATATTGTAAACAGTAGTTCTACGCAGACGTTGCAAGCACTACAAGGCAAAATCAGCGGAGTACAGATTATCCCCACAGACGGTTCATTGTCAAGCGGAATGACTTTCAGAATCAGAGGTGTCAACTCCGTCACAGGAGGAACCCAGCCTCTCTTCGTCATTGATGGTGTACCAATGCCTACTCAACAGATCACCAATGAAGATACCGAAACGGTAAACAATCCTCTGCTGGGACTGAATCCAAATGATATTGAATCCAATTTGAATTATTGGAATCCTCGTCCTATCAAAAAGGATAATCCATATTTGACCGTCCAAAGGAAGCTCTCTCCACAGACTGTGGAGGATTTCGCCAATAGACTGTTCATCTACCAGGTAGGAAAAAACAATCATATCGGCTTTCCATTCCGCAAACCCTCCCAGATGGAAATCCTTAACTTTGAAATGAGGAACTATTTTGCAGAGACCAATACCAATTATAAAGCCTTTGCCACGGGTGGTGACAAGGCACAAAGCTGTTGGATGGCCAATTTTGTTCCTTTTGACAAGGTTACAGACATATATCTCTTTGAATCCGCTATTGACGCAATGAGTTTCTACGAAATAAACCATTATACTAAAGAAACCACATGCGCATTCATAAGCACGGGGGGATATGTCACCAAATCCCAAATAGAGAATATAAGCCGTATATTCCCATCTGATAAGGTAAAGTGGAATTGTTGCTATGACAATGATGCCAGCGGTAATGGTTTTGACATCACCACAGCATATTATCTCAAAGGTGAGGAATGTAAAGCTTTTGCAAGGACCAACACTGGAGACACATATAAGACCATCTATTTAAGTTTCCCGGATGGAAACACACAGACCTTCAAAGAAGATGCATTTTCCTCCGGCGAGTATCTTAAACAACATGGTATAGACAATGTAAATATCATCAAACCTTCACGGTACAAAGATTGGAATGAGCTTCTTGTCTATTACAAAAGATTTGATTTGAACCTGGGTCCAGGAATGAAATTCATCCCGGCTATCGAAAAGACCATATCCCAACTGAATCTAAGAGGATATGAACAATTGGCCAATAGTATCAGTTCTTCCACAAAAGAACTGGTGGATTCTCTGCTTGAGCAAGCCAATTACTGCATTTCCGCACCTCTTGCCGAGAGCGGCGCTTATACTCTTATGGTAGACTGTAATATCTTCATGGGGCTGGACACGATGGTACCGGTACCAAGCAACTTATATGTTATAGAAAAGTGCACGCAAAAAAAGATATCGGCACATGCCATAAATGAATTTCTTAAAAAAGAATATATAAACATTTTTAGAGACATGAGTTCATCTGATTTCAAAAATTTTCTAGAGAAAGACATCCTAACTTATACAAAGGGTGCTGTAGAAAAGAATTTTGAGAAAGTGATATTGACTTTCGGATGGAGCCTTAAACCTTCAATTCTAAAAAAAAAGAGTTTTGACTTAGAACATGGTATATAG
- a CDS encoding ParA family protein, with protein MMKKEKELLVAIASQKGGVGKSVFTVLLASVLHYRKDVRVAVVDCDSPQHSIALMRERDMENVMKNDDLKVNLYRQYERIRKPAYPVIKSDPEKGVEDLRRYMDEKGETFDIVLFDLPGTLRSEGVVHTVAAMDYIFVPLKADNIVMQSSLQFTKVLEEELIAKGNCNLKGIRLFWNMVDRRGRKNLYDAWNRVIHRMGLRLLSSHIPNTLRYNKEADPVCKGVFRSTLFPPDPRQEKDSGLPELVEEICHAIGLEESDTER; from the coding sequence ATGATGAAAAAAGAAAAAGAGTTGTTGGTTGCCATCGCCAGCCAGAAGGGTGGCGTGGGAAAATCCGTCTTTACGGTACTGCTGGCCAGTGTCCTGCATTACCGCAAAGACGTGCGTGTGGCGGTTGTGGACTGTGACTCCCCGCAGCACAGCATCGCCCTGATGCGTGAGAGGGACATGGAGAATGTCATGAAAAATGACGACCTGAAGGTGAACCTGTACCGGCAGTACGAAAGAATCCGTAAGCCTGCCTATCCGGTCATCAAAAGCGACCCGGAAAAGGGGGTGGAAGACCTGCGGCGTTATATGGACGAAAAAGGGGAGACTTTCGATATCGTGCTCTTCGACCTTCCCGGAACGCTCCGCAGCGAGGGGGTGGTTCATACCGTTGCCGCGATGGACTATATCTTTGTCCCGCTCAAGGCGGACAATATCGTCATGCAGAGTTCCCTGCAGTTTACCAAGGTGCTGGAAGAGGAGCTGATCGCCAAGGGGAACTGCAACTTGAAAGGAATCCGGCTGTTCTGGAACATGGTGGATAGAAGGGGACGGAAGAATTTGTATGATGCCTGGAACCGGGTCATCCACAGGATGGGGCTGCGGCTGCTGTCCTCACACATTCCGAACACCCTCCGCTACAACAAGGAGGCGGACCCTGTCTGTAAGGGTGTCTTTCGTTCCACGCTGTTTCCACCCGATCCCCGTCAGGAGAAAGACTCCGGCCTTCCTGAACTGGTGGAGGAGATATGCCATGCCATCGGTCTGGAGGAATCCGATACCGAGCGGTAG
- a CDS encoding DUF3408 domain-containing protein — MTGKNVKERIGLGGMDADRIREIMGEAPACPRKRRGTSGNDIIRPARKNGPMQPSVYGEEYLHGIAGVQRRSLHIPAALHRKLSILAGASRNGKVTLEGFINHLVSRHLEEYRETTDMILEESLPGPVIKARPP; from the coding sequence ATGACAGGAAAGAACGTAAAAGAGCGGATTGGTCTTGGCGGGATGGACGCGGACCGCATCCGTGAGATCATGGGGGAAGCGCCTGCCTGTCCCCGGAAGAGACGTGGAACGTCCGGTAACGACATTATACGTCCCGCAAGGAAAAATGGCCCCATGCAACCGTCCGTCTACGGGGAGGAATACCTGCATGGCATTGCGGGCGTGCAGCGTCGGTCGCTGCATATTCCCGCCGCCCTGCACCGGAAACTGTCCATCCTGGCGGGAGCCTCGAGAAACGGAAAGGTCACTCTGGAGGGGTTCATCAACCACCTTGTCTCGCGGCATCTGGAAGAATACAGGGAAACGACGGACATGATTCTGGAGGAGTCCCTGCCCGGCCCGGTCATAAAGGCTCGTCCCCCATGA
- a CDS encoding DUF3408 domain-containing protein: MDSEKEKNRLSDIVLERVGLTGNLLSAPVSPSLEPVVEIPSHGSQVRAGKVTGPEEYKRRFLVPAPRAAEWKTAYIDGRLHRRIAMLVRAAGCGSISGFIIRLLELHMEEHREDIASLLGEVYRPWDEDGQPGGTPRR, from the coding sequence ATGGATTCAGAAAAGGAAAAGAACCGGCTTTCCGATATCGTTCTCGAGAGGGTCGGACTCACGGGGAACCTTCTGTCAGCTCCCGTTTCCCCATCCCTGGAACCAGTGGTGGAGATACCAAGTCATGGAAGTCAGGTCCGGGCAGGGAAAGTGACAGGTCCGGAGGAATACAAGAGGAGGTTTCTGGTTCCCGCTCCCAGAGCCGCTGAGTGGAAGACCGCCTACATTGATGGGAGACTGCACCGCCGGATCGCCATGCTGGTCAGGGCCGCCGGCTGCGGCAGCATCTCCGGTTTTATCATCCGGTTGTTGGAACTCCATATGGAGGAACACAGGGAGGACATCGCCTCCCTGCTCGGTGAGGTCTACCGTCCCTGGGATGAGGACGGACAGCCGGGAGGAACACCTCGCCGATAA
- a CDS encoding DUF2284 domain-containing protein has protein sequence MSIYTVENFTSDITVEGYIAEFRDEPHFLELCKQCTNYGKSWGCPPFDFDTESFLRQYKYAHLMATKIIPEDKDIPIEYTQKLILPERIRIESELLDMERKYGGRSFAYIGKCLHCSDNECTRNCGTPCRHPEKVRPSLEAFGFDIAKTLSELFNIELLWGKDGKLPEYLVLVSGFFHNEYELCNIAY, from the coding sequence ATGAGTATATACACTGTAGAAAATTTTACTTCAGACATCACTGTTGAAGGATACATCGCCGAATTCCGTGACGAACCACATTTTCTTGAACTTTGCAAACAATGTACCAATTACGGTAAAAGTTGGGGGTGTCCTCCATTTGATTTTGATACGGAATCGTTTCTCCGACAATACAAGTATGCACATCTTATGGCAACGAAGATAATCCCTGAAGACAAAGATATTCCGATTGAATATACACAAAAACTCATTTTACCGGAACGGATACGAATCGAGAGCGAATTATTGGATATGGAACGGAAATATGGAGGGCGTTCATTTGCCTATATAGGTAAATGTCTTCACTGCTCAGATAACGAGTGTACGCGTAACTGCGGCACACCATGCCGACACCCGGAAAAAGTGCGTCCGTCACTCGAAGCCTTCGGATTTGACATAGCCAAAACGCTTTCTGAACTTTTTAACATCGAACTTCTTTGGGGAAAGGATGGCAAATTACCTGAATATCTTGTTCTCGTAAGCGGATTTTTTCATAATGAATACGAACTTTGCAACATAGCATACTAA
- a CDS encoding ABC transporter ATP-binding protein, with protein sequence MIELQHFSIGYKENSLLHEVNATIKKGQLTALIGRNGTGKSTLLRAIAGLNRCYSGKIILDGHDIACMKTEDMAKTLAVVTTERTRIANLRCKDVVAIGRAPYTNWIGRMQETDKEIVMQSLISVGMEAYANRTMDKMSDGECQRVMIARALAQDTPIILLDEPTSFLDMPNRYELVALLRRLVHDEKKCIMFSTHELDIALSMCDSIALLDTPNLSCLTASEMQKSGYIDRLFQNENIRFDSLCGTMILKQ encoded by the coding sequence ATGATAGAATTACAGCATTTTTCCATAGGTTACAAAGAAAACTCGTTGCTCCACGAGGTAAATGCCACGATAAAAAAAGGTCAACTGACAGCCCTTATCGGAAGAAACGGGACAGGAAAATCGACGTTGCTCCGCGCCATAGCCGGTCTGAACCGGTGTTATTCCGGAAAAATCATTCTCGACGGGCACGACATCGCCTGCATGAAAACCGAAGATATGGCAAAAACGCTGGCTGTCGTCACGACCGAGCGCACGCGCATCGCCAACCTGCGGTGCAAGGATGTCGTAGCCATAGGCCGTGCTCCTTATACCAACTGGATAGGTAGGATGCAAGAAACAGATAAGGAGATAGTCATGCAATCGCTCATTTCGGTGGGAATGGAGGCTTATGCAAACCGCACGATGGATAAAATGTCGGATGGCGAATGCCAGCGTGTGATGATTGCTCGTGCATTGGCACAGGATACTCCTATCATTCTCCTTGATGAACCGACTTCCTTTCTTGACATGCCTAATCGCTACGAACTTGTGGCGTTGCTTCGTAGGCTTGTCCACGACGAGAAAAAATGTATCATGTTCTCGACACATGAACTTGACATCGCGTTGTCCATGTGCGATTCGATAGCATTGTTAGATACCCCGAATTTAAGTTGCTTGACCGCGTCTGAAATGCAGAAAAGCGGATACATTGACAGACTTTTCCAAAATGAAAACATCCGTTTCGACTCCTTATGCGGTACAATGATTTTGAAACAATGA